A window of Deinococcota bacterium contains these coding sequences:
- a CDS encoding translocation/assembly module TamB: protein HGLGSLSLSAALELSARGLSGSGRLEAERGRLSLSGEAGWKRLLPEGVAARFLPEGGENLQGLARLDAFNLAHLPAVAAALPELDAPVTGVAQFIGDAVIGQVLVPELSVAGRGLPSEFDFSGNWQEVELRGRLGHSRATLTYGRGRLAGLVNLEGFPLESLVEARFGPSGVTAGVTGLVRFDLPLDDLARSDVRLASERIRLARGGVVSEGELALRYDETGLVLETAEFRGAGLWQAGGRLGPDGLDFSLRAEDADFGPLLALLLPLAGQGPGLRGSLDLHLAGTADAPTLTARSPRLEVSLGGARYRLAETELEVTEGQVAGRSRLEGVQPGGGALELSVGGRLGLFPLAAGDFELSFAGSAALPVVGLIDGLQGRVLNAGGDWRLESEGRLGEPFTLSGSLVPLDLSLTGRHLALAAPRYYLLESELDADLRLRYGDGFRLSGTVFGHGARLGFEGRDAGGAPAVAVREEASNPLLERVHFDGLHIQAPQQLVFRESLGNLELSADLVLTGTAAEPLLAGSARLVRGGLRFSGRDFTVQDAEALFAPARGRYPVIRARAETSFDKSRVLSAEARELVSFAAPREGHGFRVLLDLYGEFVEAAPGVQRLHLEPTLSSDALIEDRRGGGVRPLQDEEIVTLLTLGRLELGADVRQALRGEAVAQTALDTAIDLYLLAELQQALAEVLGVDVLEIRAGALSGLLEAGESDFSVSVRVGTYLADEVFASFSLGRFQYAPELYALGGGFNLRYDLSPLELSLSGGLGLPRGSSAGRGLGAQLVPVPEFNLGLSYGVSPLVKLGAGLDLRGGAGNDLASSVGVRFGLDFRW, encoded by the coding sequence CCCACGGCCTGGGCAGCCTGAGCCTGTCGGCGGCGCTCGAGCTGAGCGCGCGGGGCCTCTCCGGCAGCGGCCGGCTCGAGGCCGAGCGGGGCAGGCTCAGCCTCTCGGGCGAGGCGGGCTGGAAGAGGCTCTTGCCGGAAGGGGTGGCGGCGCGCTTCTTGCCGGAGGGCGGGGAGAACCTGCAGGGCCTGGCGCGGCTCGACGCCTTCAACCTCGCTCACCTTCCCGCCGTGGCCGCGGCCCTGCCCGAGCTCGACGCGCCCGTGACCGGCGTGGCGCAGTTTATCGGCGACGCGGTCATCGGCCAGGTGCTCGTCCCCGAGCTCAGCGTCGCCGGCCGCGGGCTGCCCAGCGAGTTCGACTTCAGCGGCAACTGGCAAGAGGTCGAACTGAGAGGGCGCCTGGGCCACAGCCGCGCCACCCTCACCTACGGCAGGGGGCGGCTCGCGGGCCTGGTCAATCTGGAGGGCTTCCCCCTGGAGAGCCTGGTCGAGGCGCGCTTCGGCCCCTCCGGCGTCACGGCCGGCGTCACCGGCCTGGTCCGCTTCGACCTGCCGCTTGACGACCTCGCCAGGAGCGACGTGCGCCTCGCCAGCGAGCGCATCCGCCTGGCGAGGGGCGGCGTCGTCTCCGAGGGCGAGCTGGCCCTGCGCTACGACGAGACCGGGCTGGTCCTGGAGACGGCCGAGTTTCGCGGCGCGGGCCTGTGGCAGGCGGGCGGGCGGCTCGGGCCGGACGGCCTCGACTTCAGCCTGCGGGCCGAGGACGCCGACTTCGGCCCGCTCCTGGCGCTCCTCTTGCCGCTCGCCGGGCAGGGACCGGGGCTGCGGGGTTCCTTGGACCTGCACCTCGCCGGGACGGCGGATGCGCCCACCCTGACGGCGCGTAGCCCGCGCCTCGAGGTCTCGCTCGGCGGGGCGCGCTACCGGCTGGCGGAGACCGAGCTCGAGGTCACGGAGGGGCAGGTCGCGGGCAGGAGCCGGCTCGAGGGGGTCCAACCCGGGGGCGGCGCGCTCGAGCTCAGCGTCGGCGGCAGACTCGGGCTCTTTCCGCTCGCGGCCGGCGACTTCGAGCTGAGCTTCGCGGGCAGCGCCGCGCTGCCCGTCGTCGGCCTCATCGACGGCCTCCAAGGCCGGGTCCTGAACGCCGGAGGGGACTGGCGGCTCGAGAGCGAGGGGCGGCTGGGCGAGCCTTTCACGCTCTCCGGCAGCCTGGTGCCCTTGGACCTCAGCCTGACGGGCCGGCACTTAGCGCTGGCCGCGCCGCGCTACTACCTCCTCGAGAGCGAGCTGGACGCCGACCTGAGGCTGCGCTACGGGGACGGCTTCAGGCTTTCGGGCACGGTCTTCGGCCACGGCGCGCGGCTGGGCTTCGAGGGCAGGGACGCTGGCGGCGCGCCGGCGGTGGCGGTGCGCGAGGAGGCGAGCAACCCCCTGCTGGAGCGCGTGCATTTCGACGGCCTGCACATTCAGGCGCCGCAGCAGCTCGTCTTCCGCGAGAGCCTGGGCAACCTCGAGCTGAGCGCCGACCTGGTGCTCACGGGCACGGCGGCCGAGCCGCTCCTAGCGGGCAGCGCCCGGCTGGTGCGCGGCGGGCTGCGCTTTTCGGGCCGCGACTTCACCGTGCAAGACGCCGAGGCCCTGTTCGCGCCCGCCCGGGGACGCTACCCGGTGATCCGCGCCCGCGCCGAGACGAGCTTCGACAAGTCGCGGGTCTTGAGCGCCGAAGCGCGAGAGCTGGTCAGCTTCGCCGCCCCGCGCGAGGGCCACGGCTTCAGGGTGCTCCTGGACCTCTACGGCGAGTTCGTCGAGGCCGCGCCGGGCGTCCAGCGCCTGCACCTCGAGCCCACCCTGTCGAGCGACGCCCTCATCGAGGACCGCCGCGGCGGCGGGGTGCGGCCGCTGCAAGACGAGGAGATCGTCACGCTCTTGACCCTGGGCCGCCTGGAACTGGGCGCCGACGTGCGCCAGGCGCTCCGCGGCGAGGCGGTGGCGCAGACCGCGCTCGACACCGCCATCGACCTCTACCTGCTCGCGGAGCTGCAGCAGGCCCTGGCCGAGGTGCTGGGCGTCGATGTCTTGGAGATCCGCGCGGGCGCCCTGAGCGGGCTCCTGGAGGCGGGCGAGAGCGACTTTTCGGTGTCGGTGCGCGTGGGCACCTACCTCGCGGACGAGGTCTTCGCCAGCTTCAGCCTGGGCCGCTTTCAGTACGCGCCGGAACTCTACGCTCTGGGCGGCGGCTTCAACCTGCGCTACGACTTGAGCCCGCTCGAGCTGAGCCTGTCGGGCGGCCTGGGCCTGCCCAGAGGCAGCTCAGCCGGCCGCGGGCTCGGCGCCCAGCTCGTCCCCGTGCCCGAGTTCAACCTGGGCCTCTCCTACGGGGTGAGCCCGCTCGTCAAGCTGGGCGCGGGCTTGGACCTCCGGGGCGGCGCAGGCAACGACCTCGCTAGCAGCGTCGGGGTGCGCTTCGGCCTGGACTTCCGCTGGTAG